The Planctomycetota bacterium region AGCTGGCCGACCTCGACGGTGCCGGCGACAATGCCGACGCGCTCGAAGCCAAGCTCAAACCGCTCGCCGAGAAACGGGAGAAGCTCGCCGCGGTCCTGACGAAGAAACGCGGTGCTGCCGCTCGCAAACTCACGCCGTTGATCGAGTCGCAGCTCGCCGAGCTCGGCATGCCCAAGGCGAAGTTCCGGGTCGATGTCGCTCCCGGCGAGCCGAGCGCGGCCGGCGATGATGCCGTCGAGTTTGTCGCCCAGACCAACCCCGGCCTCGAGCCGCAGCCGCTCCGAAAGATCGCGTCCGGTGGCGAGCTTTCACGCATCATGCTCGCACTCAAACAGGTGCTCGCGCAAGGTGACCGCATCAGCGTGTTGGTGTTTGACGAGATCGACGCCAACGTCGGCGGCCGACTCGGCAGCGTCATCGGCTCCAAGCTCCGCCACCTCGCCGAGGCCCACCAAGTGCTGTGCATCACGCACCTGCCCCAGATCGCCGCCCACGCCGACCGGCACTTGACCGTGCGCAAGGACCAAGCTGGTGACGCGACGGTCAGCACGGTCGAGGTGATGACCGGCGAGTCGCGTGTGGAAGAACTCGCCGCCATGATCGGCGGCGCGAAGATCACGGAGACGACCCGCGCCCAGGCAAGGGAGTTGCTGGACGTGGCCCGGCGGTAAGGTCGGTGTTGTTGGCTATTGGCCCGAAACGCAACGCGGGTGCCGAGTCGTCGGCACCCGCGTCGTGCTTGGGATTGAGAGAGAGTTTGTCTACCGACGCCGACGCAGAAGCATCGTGCCGGCGATTCCCAGCAGAGCCGCGGAAGCCGGCTCGGGGATAGGTGTGCCGGTGATGAGCACCGAGTCGAGGAAGATCGTGCCGTCAGAGCCCGGCCCGGCGATGGCCGAAGCCGAGAACGTGACGTCCGAAAGATCCAGACCCGACGCCAGCAGTGCGTCGAGCCCCGCATCGGTCGCGCCACCGGGCGGGCTGGCAAAGAACTCGAAGAACGGCGGCGCGGGATCGGCACCGCTCAGGCCGGCCGCACTGGTGAACTCGAAGAGGGTGAAGTCGGTGCCTTCGGTCGTTGCTTCGATCAGGAAGGACGAGCCGTCGGTGAACGTGCCGGTCGTGGCCCAGCTGAAAAAGAAATCGACGTCCGTCAGGCCGATCAGGTCCAACGACTCGATCGATCGTTCGCCGGCTTCGGTGAGGTCGAGGACAATTCCGTCGGCCAGCACCGAGCCGCCCGTGCTGAAGCCCGTATCGGCCAGCGGGATGAGGATCGGATCGATCGTGGAAATGCCGAAGTCTTCTTCGGCGAGAATGACGTCGCCGTCCGGGATATCGAGGGTGCCCAAGGGCACCTGTCCGTACGAAAAGGCGACCAGCCCGAGCGTCGTGGCGAGGGCGGTTGTGGTGGTGTATCGCATCGTTTCTGTCTCCGAACTACTTGTTGCGCCTGCCCGATATCGCTGAAAGTAGCGCGGCTTCGGGCAGTGCGGCTCACGCGAAATGGCGTCGAGCAATGGCAAAGTAGCGATCACCCCACCAAGCCGCCCAGAGTCATCGCGGCGATGATTTCGTATATCTTTTGGCGGCGACCGGAACCGGGCGTCAGGCGCTCGGTTTGATCATCTCGGCGTACAGCGCCTTGCACCGCTCGGCGGCGTCCTGCCAGCGCATGCTGCGGACTTCGAGCGCGCCCTCACGGCGGAGGGTGCCGGCGAGACTGGGGTGTTTCAGCACGGCGGCGATCTTGTTCGCCATCTCGTCGGTGTCCCAGAAGTCGACCTTCAAGGCGTGCTTGAGCACCTCGCTGACGCCGCTGGTCTTGGAGATGATGACCGGGACGTCGTGGCTCATCGCTTCGAGCGGGGCGATGCCGAACGGCTCGCTCACGCTGGGCATGACGTACAGATCGGCGAGCTTGAAGACGGCCTCGACGTCGCTGCCCCGGAGGAAGCCGGTGAAGAGGATCTTGTTGCTCAGGCCCGCTTCGACGGTCCGCTGCACGATCGGCGGGAGTTGGTCGCCGTTGCCCGCCATGACGAAACGCACATCCGGCATGATTTCGAGAACTTTTTGGGCCGCCTCGATGAAGTACTCGGGGCCTTTCTGCATCGTGATCCGTCCGAGGAAAAGCACGAGCTTTTCGTCGCGGCCGATGCGGAAGCTTTGCGGCTCGGTCGGGGGGGTGTTCTCGGGCTGAACTTCAATCCCGTTGTGGATGACGTCGATCCGGCCGGCGTCGACGCCGAAGCGGTGTTCGATGACGCCGCGGGTGTAGTGGCTGACGGCGATGACGCGCTGGGCGGCGTGGATGCCGCGGCGTTCGATGTCGGCGATGCGGTCGTCGGCGTTGTCGCCGGAACGGTCGTACTCGGTCGAGTGGACGTGAACCACCAGCGGAACGTTGAGCTTGGCGGCGACCTCGAGCCCGGCGGGGAAGGTCATCCAGTCGTGGGCGTGGACGACATCGAACTTCAGGCCGGACTTGGTCTTCTCGCCGGCGAGCTTCACCGCGAGCTCGGCGTACTTGCGGACCTCGTCGAACATGTCACCGGCATATCGGCCCGACTCGCCGGGGGATGCGTCGTGTGGCGTGGCGTCGGTCTTGCGTTGGATGACTTGGCGGATGTACGGCAGCGAGTCACGCTCTGGGAAACGCCCGTCACCGGTCACCGGCTGGCCGGCCCCGCGGATGGTGGAGCTTTTGATCGTCGCACTCGACGCGGTGACATGATCCGAGGGAGATGCGTATGGGCCGAACCCGCCGGCCTCGATGGTTTCGATCGTCACGCTCTCGGGCGCGTCGAAAATCTCGGTGCGATCCTCGCCGATGGTTTCGACGGTCGGCCCCGATCCGTCGGGCATCTTCGCAGCGGCGACGGCCGCCGGGACGTTGGCCGGGCGTGGCAGAACGAACGTCACGTCCACACGTTGCTCGGCGAGCGCCTTGGTCAGCCCGTGGCAAGCCGTTCCAAGACCGCCGGAAATTAGCGGTGGGAATTCCCAGCCCAACATGAACACGCGCGGCCGCTTTTCGACGACGGGCTTTCGGCGTCGGGGGAGGGACGTCGGGGTATCGACATCGTCCGAAACACCGGTTTCCGGCGTTTCTGCGGCGGAATCAGGGTTCGGCGTGGGCCGGGGACTCTCGGGCATCGGGTAAGGATCGTAACGGTGAGGAAGCGCTGGTCGGAACGCAAGCTAGAGGGCAATCATCGCAAAAGTCAAACAAGAAGATTGCATTAGCGATTTAGGTCTGCGAAGACCCTATTTCTCGACCCAGACCGGCGGCGGTTCGATCCCGTCCATGGGGCGTGGGCCCGCGTCCTTGCGATCGGTCGTGCTCACGCGGCTTTCGGCCTTGACGGTCATGTCGTGCGTGCAACCGAGTTGGCAGCTGAGCCGGACGCCGTCGAGCCCGCGGGCCGTGAGCGTCTCGTGCTCCTGCTGCGTCATCTTTTCAGGTTCGCCGGCGAGGAATGTCACGGCACAGGTCGTGCATTTGCCATGACCGCCGCAGGCGTGGAGCTGATCGATGCCGGCTTCGTCCTCCAATGCAAGTACCAGGCGCTTGCTGGGAGGGACTTCAAACTCACCAACACCATCAACCGTAAGTTTGGGCATGGCCAGATCATGGGGCACGGTCGGGTTTGGTACAATAGCCAATCATGGGTATCTGCCAGCGCTGCCTTTTGCTCATCACACTGGTTCCAGCCCTTGCTGTTGTGCAGGTGGACGAGGACGTCAAGATTGTCCTCAATGAGCCGACGGTCGAAATCATCGAGTTCGATCCGGCCAACCCGCCGGTCGACCTCGAACTCGCACCCGACGAGGACGCGTTGTGCCGCTTCGATTTCAACGTCGATCTGCGCTACAAGTTTCGTTATCGCGGTAAGCCGACCCGCGAAGGGGTGACGGTGCGGCTGAACCGGATCACGTTCACCTACACGCTCGACCTGCGTCACCGAATCTATCTGCCCGAGAACGCCAACGAAAAGCTGATCGAGCACGAGCACGGCCATCGCCGGATCGGTGAGACGGTGTTCGCGCAAGCCGATCGGATCGTGCGTGAGGTCGCTGACGAGGTCATGGGCAAACGCTGGGAAGGCACCGGCAAGACCGAGAAGGAGGCCGCCCAGGCCGCGACCGATCCGATGTTCCAGGAAGCCCTCCGTGGCGTCGTCGATCGCCTCACCGACGAAGCCCAGCGGCTCAACGACGAGTATGACGACCTCACCGAGCACGGCACCAACGGCATCCCGACCGACAGTGCGGTGAAGAAAGTGCTGCTGGCCGCGGGATACGACGTGACCGAGTAAGAGACCACGGCTGGGCAGACCTAATTGCTCTTGCCCGCCGCCGTCTTTCGTCGCCTTAGCTCGGCGTCGATGAACGGGTCGAGTTCGCCGCGGTCGAGGACGCTTTCGACGTTTCCTGTTTCGACGCCGGTGCGGACGTCTTTCACGCGGCGGTCGTCGAGGACGTAGTTGCGAATCTGGTTGCCCCAGGCGATCGCGCCCTTTTCGCCGTAAAGCTTCTTGAGCTCCTCATCGCGCTCGGCCTGTTGGAGTAGTTCGAGCCGGCCCTTGATCAGCGATAGGGCGAGCTTGCGATTCTGCTGTTGCGACTTATGCACCGACGCGACGACCTGGATGCCGGTCGGCTTGTGCGTCATGCGGACGGCGGTGGCGACCTTGTTGACGTTCTGGCCGCCGGGGCCGCTGGAGCGTGCGAAGGCCTCGGCTTCGAGGTCGGCGTCGGGGATTTCGATGTCGCTGTCGTCGTCCTCGAACTCGGGGATCACGTCGACCGACGCGAACGAGGTCTGGCGTTTGCCCTGGGCGTTGAACGGCGACGGGCGGACCAGCCGATGCACGCCGGCCTCGGCCTTGAGATAGCCGAAGGCGTACTCGCCCTGCACCAGCAGGTTGATGTCCTTGATCCCGGCCTGCTCGCCGTCGGTGCGGTCGACTTCCTCGACCTTCCAGCCGCGGTTGTTGAAGAAGTACAGGTACATCCGCAGCAGCATCTCGGCGAAGTCCATCGCCTCGACGCCGCCGGCCCCGGCGTGAATCTGCACGAATGCGTTGTGCGGATCGTTTTTGTCCGAGAGTAGCGCCTGCAACTCGACCTTGTCGCCCTTGGCTTCGAGGTCGGTTAGCATGCGGTCGGCTTCCTCGCGCGCTTCCTGGTCGTCCGCCTCGTCGGCCAGCTCCATCATCGCACGCACATCTTCCACACCCGCAAGCATTTCCTGGATCGGTTCGATGCCGGCCTTGGTGCGCTTCATTTGCGCGACGACTTTCTGGGCCGCGTCGGGGTCGTCCCAGAAGTCCGGTGCGTTCATCTTGGCTTCGAGCTCGCCCAGCTCGGCTTCGCGTTTGGGCAAGTTAAAGAGAGTCGCGGAGTTTTACCATCCGCGCCGCCAGGTCCTCGAGGGACTGATTGAGGTTCTCGTGCTGCATGTACGGCGGAAGGTTAGGCAGACGGTTGCCCGATGGCCGTGCGACCGCCTTCATCGTTCGATCCGGTGTTTCAGCCACGTTTGGTGTGCTTCACGGACTGATACGGGTGTAGGGCGGCATACGACGCCCAGTTCCTGGGTGCAGCGTGTGGTGTCGAGCCGCATTGGGAGTCCCGGAAACGGCCAACGGTTTTCGTCGTACGCCTCCGCAAACTCGTCGGTCTGCATGATCTGGGCGGGCTTAGCTGCCATTTCGCCAACTAATTCGACACAGAGATGATAGAAGTTCGCGATGCTCGTCGGCTCTGCGCATGCAATATTGATTGGACCGGCTGCCCTCATCCTGCCGGCGACAATGGCGGCTCGCGCAAGATCTTGCGGGTGGACCGTCTGAATCAGGGCCGACCCGTCATACGGTATCGGCAGCGGCTCGCCACCGGCAATGCGGTCGAACAGAAGCGTGCATCGGCGGATCGGATTGTCCGGTCCGATGAAGTAAGCTGGCCTCAGGATCGTGGCGTCGGGCTTTCGAGTTCTGACGCACTCGTCCGCAAGTGCTTTCTCCCGACCGTAATCGCCCCAACCTTCGTGAGGTGTCAGCGGAGCATGTTCCGCGTGTGGTTCACCGTTGGGCGGGTAGGCCGATGCAGAAGAAATGTGAACATAGTGGATACCGTTGGCTGAAGTCAGATCACACGCCCGCTCGGCCTGCGTGGGTGTATAGGCGGCAAAGTCAATCAGGCAGTCAGGCCGGAAGTCCCGCAGCACGCTCCCGAGTTCCGCATTCCGATCCGCCCGGAAGGCGCGAACGTCGTCAGGGCCGGTGCCCGAGCGGTTGAGCACCGCGACCTCGACGCCTGGCATGTCCGAGAGCAGTCCCGCCGCCATCCGGCCCGCGAACCGGTTGCCGCCAATCACGAGAACCCGTCGCGCCTTGCCGCTCATCGCTCAAGCCTTCTTTCGCAGTGAGATGCGGGCGTAGTAGGGCTGCTCGACCATCTCGTGGTCGTTGGCGATCTGGCGGACAATGAATCGCTTCTTGCGATCGTCGGTCGCGTCGCGGATGTCCTCGGTTGAGAAGAAGGTGGAGGGGACGAACTCGGGAAAGCGATCCAGTTCGTCGGACAGGGCGTCGCGGTCGGGGAACGGTCGGGACTCGATGAACTGGGCGTAGCCGCTGATCTGCTCCCGGGCGTGATCCGGGTCGACGTGAGACAGGGGTGAGTCCGGCTGCGCGCGATGCTCATCGAGTTTGTCGAGCATGCGTTGCTCGAAGCTGCGGCGCAGGTCGCTGGTGATGTCGGTGCCGACCGCGTCTTTGATGCGGGCGGTCGTGATGATCGCACCGCCGGGCGTGAGCAGGTCACTCCAGACGGCGAAGATGTGCTCGGGTGAGAAGCTCTTGCCCATGAAGTCGGTGGTCCGGGTGAGGAACGCGTCCGAGCAGATCAGGTGGTACGAGCCGGGGTCGACGTGGGCCTTCTTGAGCCCGGCCGAGTCGAGGATGTCCACCTGTTTATCCATGAGCTTGAGGTCGACCCGCAGGGTCTCGAGCGGCTCCTTACTGAGCTTCTCGCGCAGGGTACGGCAGGCTTCGATCGGTGTCTTGCAGCGGTCCAGCAGGTGGAACTCGATCGCGCTCTGCTTGATCTTGTCCACGCCGATCGACTGGACCAGGTGGTAGAGCATGCCGAAGTCGGCCATCCCAGAGATCAGCACCTTGATCGATCCACCGCCGGTCTCAAGGAACTGGTCGCTCCACTGGCGGATGTGGTCGAAGTAGAAGTCGGAGTGCCAGGTGGGGGTGGAGACGCCACGGAGCAAACGCAGCAGCGGCCAGCTCCCGTGGTAGTGCCGGCAGCCGTGAGTCTCAGCACAGTGTTCCTCGGCGTGTGCCTCGATCGTGCTGCGGTACTCGGCCAGGAAAAAGTCTTCGACCGGGATCGCCGGTGCCGGCTTAGGATTGAGTTTCTCGACGATCTCCACGTACGACTTCACCTCGGTCCCGTCCCGCACCGAGAGCAACCGCTCGCCGTCCTTCTTCAGAGGCGAGTAGAGGCAGCGCACGATGCGCGGCTTGTCCTTGGTCTGGCCGGTCTGGGTGTACTGCACCTCGGCCAGCAACGTGTCGTCCCAGATCGCGAAATCCTTCAGGTGCCCGTGCTTCCGAAACCACGCCTCGTCGGGCACGGCGTACGTCGCCTTGATCCCGTGGAGCACGTCCTTGCGCACCAGCTCGCGAAACCGCTCATCGTCGGCGTCGGTCTGCTTGTCGAGGATGTACACCCGCCGGATATCCACGCCCCGCTGGGCCGCGTCCTTCGCCGTCCGCAGGTAGTCGTCGTCGGTGTCGGGGTTCAGGTCGTTGTACCAAGAGTCAAGCCCGCCGAACCAGAGCGTGGCGAACCCGGTCTCGTGGACGTGCTTGAGAATCTCCGTGCCCACCATCAGCACCTCCTGGTTGCCCTCGACCGACAACGGGCCGGTCTCGGTCCACTGCTGCGCCTGCTTCAGGAACCGTTGAGCGATGAAGCACTGGGCTTTCGTGTAGAGGCCGCTCTCGTAATCCAGCTTGGCCAGCGTCTTCACGGCCGCGACCAGATCGCTCAGAAGAACCTTCCGATCCGGCGAACGCTCCCGGATCTTCTTAAATCGTTCCTCAAGATCGTTCGAGAGTTGCAGCGTCCTCCACCCGGTCTGGAGGATGAGCTTGTTGTCGAGCTGGGTGTAAATGTTGTCTGGCGCGTCAGCGGGCTTCTCGTCGGTGATCAGAAGCAACGTCTTGCCCAAGCACGACGCGTAGCCGATCTCATGGTAGACCGCCGGCGACGTGTGGATGTCCACGGCGATCACGAAGTCACACCTCGACACCCGCTCCTCGAAGTTGTCCGGGATCTTGCCGTTGTCGTTCTTGAGCTCCTGCACATCGACGTTCTGAAATTTCGCCGCGTTGAGTACCGCCTCGTAGATTTCGTCGGACGTACTGTCGTTCCACTTGCGGAGCAGGAGGGCGGTCAAGGTATGCGAGGGCATCATGAGGTCCGTGAGGTCAACGGTGGGGCCTCAGACGTGGGCGAGCGTCGCCCCTGACGCATCGCCGCAGTACGCAGTATAATGAGCAGGCTGTCCGACGCGAGGGCGAATCCCATGCCCGCCAGCAATCGCTCAAATCGGAGCGGGCCTCGCCGGGTGACGCGTTCACGGCAAAACCGGAATGCTCACGCCCTTCGGCGTGGCTGGTGCAGACGGTCCTGGTACCGGTTCGACGTCTTCGAGCGTCGCGACCATCGCGATCTCGTCGCACGCGTCCTTCTTCGGACACCGCACGCAGTCGCTCCAGACCTTCAGCGGGAGCGATGACATTTCGACGACAACGAAGCCGTACTTTTCGAAGAAGGCTTGCTCGTAAGTGAGCGACATGACGCGTCGGATGTTGAGGCGTCGGGCTTCGTCGAGCGTCCAGCGGGTGAGTTGGCCGCCGAGGCCTTTGCCGACGTGGGCGGCGTCGACGGCGAGGGAGCGGATCTCCGCGAGGTCGCGCCAGATCACTGCAAGTGCCGCGGTGCCAACGACCTCGTCATCGACCTCGGCGACGGCGTAGTTGCGGATGTTCTCATAGAGCTGCGCGTAGGACTTGAAGAGCATCCGCCCGAGTTCGGCGTGCTGGTTGATGGCGCTGTGCATCGCCGGGACGTCGGCGACGGTGGCGGGGCGCACAAGTGCGGGGCGGATGGGAACTGCGTCGGGCAAGGTCGGCAGTTTATGCCGAGAATGTGAACTCAATCTCGACGGCGGCGTTGAGCGGGAGGCTTGCGACGCCGACAGCCGCGCGGACGTGCTGGCCCGACTCCCCGAACAGCGCGTGCAGAAACTCGCTGGCGGCGTTGGCCACCTTCGGCTGGTCGGTGAACCCCGTCGTCGACGCGACGAAGCAGCCGACGCGTGTGACGCCCGTGATGCTGTCCATCCCGATCCCCGCCGCCTCGACGCCGACCAGTGCGTTGATCACGCACTGTCGTGCCGCCGCCTGGGCTTCTTCGAGCGTGACGCCGTCGCCGACGATCCCCTCGGCCAAGAGCTTGCCGTCCTTCATCGGCAACTGCCCGCTGACGAAGATCGCATCACCGACCCGCTTGGCCGGCACATATGCCCCGAACGTTTGCGCGCCGCTCGGAACGGCGATGCCCATGTCGGCCAGCTTTTGTTTGATGCTCATGCCCACAGGGTACCGGAGATCAATCGTCGTCGGCACTCTCCATCAGTCCCTCGCCGGCTTCCAGTCGAAGGGCGGCCGGGTCACGCGGGTCGGCACCGTCTTCGACGTCGACTTTGATCTTCTTCTCGCGGATCAGTTCGAGCAGGGCGAGGAAGACGCCGATCATTTCGCTTCGGCTGGTGCGGCCCTCGAGCAGGGTCTTGAATCGCATCGGCCCGTCGCGGCGCAGGCGGTCTTCGATGTCGGCGGCGTGGAGGTCGATCGGGGTTTCGTCGTACTGGACTTCGTGGAACCGGCTGGGTCGCTTGCCGACCTCGCCCATCAAGCGGCCGAAGGCTTCCAGCAGGTCGAACACCTGTACGTCTTCCATGTCCAACGGCGGTGGTGCGTCGTCGTCCGGCTCACTCCGCCGCAGCGGCCCCGGCTGGCGCGGCAGCTGCGCCTCACGCAGCGCCTGCTTCTCCGCCAGCAACGCGGCGGCGTCCTTGAGCTTCTTGTACTCGAGCAGCTGCTGCACGAGTTCGTACCGGGGGTCGGTGATGTCCTGCGTCGCGTCGACCTCGGCCCCTTCCTCGGCCTCGGGCCGGGGCAAGAGCATCGCGCTCTTCACTTCCATCAGCGTCGCGGCCATCACGAGAAACTCGCCGACGTCGTCGATATCCAGGTGCTGAAGCAGCCGTACGTGGTGGCAGAACTGATCGCATACGCTGGCGATGGGGATGTCACGCACGTCGATCTCGTCGCGACGGATCAGGTGCAGCAGCAGATCCATCGGCCCGTGGAAGATCTCGGTGTCGACGCGGTAGTCCATGGACCGGCGAGTTTACGGCAAACGCAGCCGATTGTTATCGGAACCGCATCGCGGCCCGCGCCTACGCTTTCCCCTTGCATTCGCCATTGGGATCAATCGAAGACACGCTCGGGGTTTCGCCAAGCGGCGAACTGCCGACGGACGTCTCGTTGACCGAGCACGCGGCACGGCTGCTGCGCGAGGCGCTCGCCGATCAGGTCGACGATGTCGATGCGTGGACGATCGCGGTGCCGCAGGACGTTTGGCTGGGCGACTTTGATCTGGCTTTGGAAGAGTTGTTGCCGGATATCGAGCAACCCTGGCAGGCAGTACGGTCGTTGTCGGGCGGCGTGAGTCCGTCGGTGGCGCACACGTTCGAGCGGAACAGGCCGACGACGTTGCTGCCGTCGGGGTTGGTTTTGCTCGAAGATTACGACCTGGCGGTGGCGCGCTGGTGCTGGTACGCGCCCGAATACGGAAACGGCGAAACGCTGTACCTGCTCGCGGTGCGGGATGTCGCGGGCTACAACCGGTTTCGCGACACGATCACGGAGCTACGTCGCCGACGGAATCTCGACAAGTGGCAGGTCGTCGACGGGGCTCGCACGGGTGAGACCTTTCCCCGGCTCGACCCCCGACTCGCCGCCGACCGACTCGTTGCCGACGAGGAGCTGCTCAAGCGCGTCCGGCGTGAGAGCAAGGCACTGTTTTCCGAAAGCGGCACCGAGCTGCATAAAAAGCTTGGCCTGCCGCCCAAGCGTGGTCTGCTTCTGCACGGCCCGCCGGGCAACGGCAAGACCTCGTTGATCCGCCTACTCGCCGGCGAGTTGCCCGACGTGGCGGCGTTAATCCTCAAACCCGCCAGCGATTTCGACTCCGACGACATGGAGCGGGTCTTTCGCCATTGGCGTGAGCAGGGCCCGGCGATGCTTGTCATCGAGGACCTCGACTGGCTGCTCAAGCGGCTCGACGTGTCGCGCTTCCTGAACATGCTCGATGGCGTCGAGCAGGACACGGGCGAGAGGGACGGCGAGCCGGCCAAGCCGTTGTTGCTGGTGGCAACGACGAACCATCCCGACGAACTCGACCCGGCGGTCAGCAATCGTCCTGGCCGGTTCGATGCCGTCATCGAAATCCCCAACCCGACGGTCGATTTGCGCAAGCGTTTCTTCAACAAGCACCTGCCGGGTCTGTCCGACGACCAACTCGCGCACGACAGCGACGAGCTGAGCTTCGCGCACCTGCACGAGATCGTTCGACTTAGCGGCCTGCTCGCGCTCGAAGCCGGGCGTGAGCAGCGGACCGCGGAGGATGTCGCCGAGGCGTTGAAGCTGACCAAGGGCACGAGCGCCGATGCGGCCCGAGGGTTCGCCGGCAAGCCCGATCAGCCGTTCGGCCTGCACTCCAAACGCCATCGCCCCCGGCGCGGGTTGGGCGGGTTCGAAGAGGAAGACATTCCGTTCTGATGCGCCCGATAAGGCGTGTTGTCGGTCACGTCCAATATCCCGAATCGCCTTTGTTAACGGACCTGTTCGCGTTATCTGACGTGAAGTTGGGGTTGCTAATCGGGCTATGCGTCCGTCCACGGGTGTCGGTGCGTGCGGTGGGTCCGAGAAGCAACGTCCGGGTAAATTTTCGCGTCATTTTCGCCGCCAAAGCCACGGGTTGATCCGCCCGACACATACCTCGGATGCGCTGTCAGACGGTGCGTCCGTGCGGGATGTGTTGGGCGAGGTTGTCCGACCCCGCGAGCGGCTCGTCAGAGCCGCCGGCCACGGATTGGCCGAGAAACCTAAGGATTCTCGCCGGCGTGAGAGCGTCGGCCCATGGAAGGAACATTCGCAATGACGCGGATCAACACTAACGTTTCGTCGCTGCTCGCGCAGCGCACCCTCAACTCGAACCAGAACAGCCTCAATGCGTCGCTGACGCGCCTGAGCACTGGTTTGAAGATCAACACCGGTGCGGACAACCCCGCCGGCCTGATCGCTTCGGAAAACCTCCGCTCCGAGAAGAGCGGTATCCTTCAGGCCATCGACAACGGTGAGCGCGCTTCGAACATCATCGGCACCGCCGAGGGTGGTCTGAGCGAAGTCTCGGCGCTGCTCAACGAGCTTCAGGGCCTCGTCAGCCAGTCGGCCAACACCGGCGGCCTGAGCAAGGAAGAAATCGACGCGAACCAGCTCCAGATCGACTCGATCCTCGAGACGGTCAACCGCTTGGCCAGCGCCACCAGCTTCCAGGGCCAGAAGCTCCTGGACGGCAGCTACGACTACGCGACCTCGGGCGCCGATGCCTCGGCCGTCCAGAACGTGCGCGTCAACGCCGCTCGTATTCCCGACGGTGGCAGCAACAACGTTGTCGTCGAAGTGACCAACTCCGCGACCCAGGGCGTGACCTCCAACGCCTTCACCAGCTCGGCCCTGTCCAACACCGCGACCATCGAGGTCAAGGGCACCGACGGCGTTGAGCAGCTGAGCTTCGGCTCGGGCACGGCCCTTTCGGCCGTCGTCGCCGCCGTCAACGCGGTCACGGTCTCCACCGGCGTCACCGCCTCGGTCGGCTCGGTCCCGAACAAGATCGTGCTCCGCTCCGAAGAGTTCGGTAGTGACGAGTCGGTCAGCGTGAAGACCATCTCCGGTACCTTCTTCGATGCCACCGACACCGGCAGCGACGCCGCGGTCCAGGTCAACGGTGCGACCGCCACGACCGACGGCCTCGACGTCACCTTCCGCAACAGCAACCTCGACGTGAGCTTCCGTCTCACCGAGGACCTCAACGCCGGCAACAACAAGACCTTCTCGGTCACCGGC contains the following coding sequences:
- a CDS encoding ATP-binding protein, with protein sequence MHSPLGSIEDTLGVSPSGELPTDVSLTEHAARLLREALADQVDDVDAWTIAVPQDVWLGDFDLALEELLPDIEQPWQAVRSLSGGVSPSVAHTFERNRPTTLLPSGLVLLEDYDLAVARWCWYAPEYGNGETLYLLAVRDVAGYNRFRDTITELRRRRNLDKWQVVDGARTGETFPRLDPRLAADRLVADEELLKRVRRESKALFSESGTELHKKLGLPPKRGLLLHGPPGNGKTSLIRLLAGELPDVAALILKPASDFDSDDMERVFRHWREQGPAMLVIEDLDWLLKRLDVSRFLNMLDGVEQDTGERDGEPAKPLLLVATTNHPDELDPAVSNRPGRFDAVIEIPNPTVDLRKRFFNKHLPGLSDDQLAHDSDELSFAHLHEIVRLSGLLALEAGREQRTAEDVAEALKLTKGTSADAARGFAGKPDQPFGLHSKRHRPRRGLGGFEEEDIPF
- a CDS encoding RidA family protein, producing the protein MSIKQKLADMGIAVPSGAQTFGAYVPAKRVGDAIFVSGQLPMKDGKLLAEGIVGDGVTLEEAQAAARQCVINALVGVEAAGIGMDSITGVTRVGCFVASTTGFTDQPKVANAASEFLHALFGESGQHVRAAVGVASLPLNAAVEIEFTFSA
- a CDS encoding flagellin hook IN motif-containing protein encodes the protein MTRINTNVSSLLAQRTLNSNQNSLNASLTRLSTGLKINTGADNPAGLIASENLRSEKSGILQAIDNGERASNIIGTAEGGLSEVSALLNELQGLVSQSANTGGLSKEEIDANQLQIDSILETVNRLASATSFQGQKLLDGSYDYATSGADASAVQNVRVNAARIPDGGSNNVVVEVTNSATQGVTSNAFTSSALSNTATIEVKGTDGVEQLSFGSGTALSAVVAAVNAVTVSTGVTASVGSVPNKIVLRSEEFGSDESVSVKTISGTFFDATDTGSDAAVQVNGATATTDGLDVTFRNSNLDVSFRLTEDLNAGNNKTFSVTGGGADFALGSKVTETDKAGIGLQSVSSGSLGNDTDGFLSSLASGGANQVTSDNLVQAQRIIDESIKQVSQLRGRLGAFQRFTIGSTINSLGVAYENASAAESAIRDTDFA
- a CDS encoding segregation/condensation protein A, which translates into the protein MDYRVDTEIFHGPMDLLLHLIRRDEIDVRDIPIASVCDQFCHHVRLLQHLDIDDVGEFLVMAATLMEVKSAMLLPRPEAEEGAEVDATQDITDPRYELVQQLLEYKKLKDAAALLAEKQALREAQLPRQPGPLRRSEPDDDAPPPLDMEDVQVFDLLEAFGRLMGEVGKRPSRFHEVQYDETPIDLHAADIEDRLRRDGPMRFKTLLEGRTSRSEMIGVFLALLELIREKKIKVDVEDGADPRDPAALRLEAGEGLMESADDD